A stretch of DNA from Paenibacillus albus:
GCGTGGAACTGAAACTCATCTTCCGTCAGCTGACTTTCTTTTCTTATCAAATTACCATCAGGCCCTATTTGATCCTTACTGTGGTTCTCCAGCAAAATACAATCAGGGTCGTTGACCCACAACTGATTATGCTGCCAATTCCGCCAGAAGTTCTCCTTCGCATTCTTTTTCATTGTGCTCCAAGAGTATGAGATATCATCTGTAATTCTCATGCCGTGAACCACACCGAGCGAAGGCCACATTGGCGCATTGCAGCCAAGAATGAAGCTATCTGCCCCAGCCCCCTCGAGCACAGCACGCATCCCTTCCCGGTAAGCCTCAACCCTCGTTGTATTCGTCTTGAAATAGGTTCCCCCATGTAGTGCGCCCCACATATTCGCATCCAGTTTGAAAAACCTGCAGCCCCACTCTTCACGCATCGTCCGAAAAACATGCTTCAGATAGTTCTGCGCTTCCGGATGTGTCCCATCTAGCATATACCACGGGCCGTTGCGCCACCCGCCGAAAGAGACTCTATCAGATGCGAGCGGACTGCCGCTAGCGTCTTTAATAAACCAATCTGGATGATCTCGGAAGAGTTCAGAATCTTGCTCCGCTATGAAAGGGGCGACCCACATTGCCGGCTCAAGCCCTTTATCTAAGATGGTACGACAAAGTGCCTTCATATCTTGAAAAGCAGGACCCGGAATTAACCAATCGCCCATGTAGGCTTGATAGCCGTCGTCGATAAGTACGAACCTGAGCTGTTCAAGATACTCCGCAGACATGACGTCCATATTGGCTTTCACATCAGCTTCTGTGACTTCGGGTCCATACCAATACCAAGAGCACCACCCGGTCGGCACTTTCTCCACTTGTAAGAGGGGATGATGGATTCGAATCGATGCAGCTACTTGTGCGAAGAGTTCATTATGATCGGGTCCTTGTACGATTTCGAAATGCTCCAGCTCCCAGCTTTCACCTGCCTCAATTCGCACTCCATCCGTTACAAGCACAATCTCAATCATTCCTTGACCGATCCTAATCTCACCGTTAAACCGGCGACAGGAGGTAAAAGCCATTAGCACTGCATCAGCATCCAATGGAGAGAGTAGAGCGAGATTGTAGACCGTTTGGAAGCCTTCGGCTTGAGGAATTTTGTAATGATCGCGATCGCTATAACCCGCAATGAGGCTCACATTATCAATTGTGCCGGCATATTGCGAGAGCATACTGTAGCCTTCCCCATAGACAGGAGTGTTAGGGTCGAATGGCAAATCGCGCTGGAACAGCACGATTTCTTTAATGCTGCAGCCAGTCACTCCCCTGTTAATCAGCGTGGAAGTACAGCTATCTCCGTTCCAATGGTGCTGCAGCTCAAGCCGTTCAGGATCTGCCACTTCTGTTTCTACTAACCTTACGGACGAGTTCGATTGCTTCAGATGAAACAAGTTTTCTGGCATTGACTAATCCTCCACCTCTTTTAAAGCACGTATTTGTACCTCATCTTACTAAAACAAGGTGAAGCTGGCTTTGGAATATGCTATACTTTTTGCACAATTCGAGGATAAAATGATGCATACCCGTAAAGGAGATATCACGCATATGGCCGATCAGATTATACAAACCGCATTCGAAGATATTCGCTCACGTATCGTGGGTGCAGGCATATATCCGTTTCGTCCGAGTGAAATTGTCACCCCCCGGCTGCCATATGCCCACTCCTTTGTTTATATTAAGAGCGGCAAAGGTATCGTTACGATCGACGGAAACGAGTATCAAGCGAAGCCGCATGACTTGTTCTACTTCGAGCCGGGCATCGTGCATAGTTACATTGCTGACAGCGAGGAGCCGATGGTACATGCGTCGGTGTATGTGGATTTACTCTGGAATACAAGCCCGAAGCTTAAAGGAGACAAAGGTCTTAACGAGCACCGGCTTGAGAAGTATGATCCCCAGCTGAGCACAGCCCGGATCAAATTTATTGCAGAACCAGAGACTCCCGTGCAGTGGCCTCCGGCTGTTCAAACCTCCATTCCTGCTCAAGCGGATTGGCTGGAAGCCTTTTTATCCGTGATCCATCATTTCGACTCGAATGATTTTTCGACCGCCATCTGGCTTCGATCATTATTCGAGAC
This window harbors:
- a CDS encoding glycoside hydrolase family 36 protein, with product MPENLFHLKQSNSSVRLVETEVADPERLELQHHWNGDSCTSTLINRGVTGCSIKEIVLFQRDLPFDPNTPVYGEGYSMLSQYAGTIDNVSLIAGYSDRDHYKIPQAEGFQTVYNLALLSPLDADAVLMAFTSCRRFNGEIRIGQGMIEIVLVTDGVRIEAGESWELEHFEIVQGPDHNELFAQVAASIRIHHPLLQVEKVPTGWCSWYWYGPEVTEADVKANMDVMSAEYLEQLRFVLIDDGYQAYMGDWLIPGPAFQDMKALCRTILDKGLEPAMWVAPFIAEQDSELFRDHPDWFIKDASGSPLASDRVSFGGWRNGPWYMLDGTHPEAQNYLKHVFRTMREEWGCRFFKLDANMWGALHGGTYFKTNTTRVEAYREGMRAVLEGAGADSFILGCNAPMWPSLGVVHGMRITDDISYSWSTMKKNAKENFWRNWQHNQLWVNDPDCILLENHSKDQIGPDGNLIRKESQLTEDEFQFHAAQVYCSGGMVLSGDNLLTQSDRARSTLQKLLQPTNIAAKFDHISFKVGRVEAGDSTVVAVFNDLDESAAIEVALPQTCTITDYWTDEELGAFVDRITIELRPHHARLLVCS
- a CDS encoding AraC family transcriptional regulator yields the protein MADQIIQTAFEDIRSRIVGAGIYPFRPSEIVTPRLPYAHSFVYIKSGKGIVTIDGNEYQAKPHDLFYFEPGIVHSYIADSEEPMVHASVYVDLLWNTSPKLKGDKGLNEHRLEKYDPQLSTARIKFIAEPETPVQWPPAVQTSIPAQADWLEAFLSVIHHFDSNDFSTAIWLRSLFETFLVGFVRFLAHPYVPTDPRIRRIIAWMQTNMTSDFQPAVWANSFHISEAYLYELFRKETGNSPQQYFMSFRLEQAKTELRETNLSVTDIADKLGFSSVHYFSRQFSKHLHESPNQYRKRVRLSIP